In a single window of the Silurus meridionalis isolate SWU-2019-XX chromosome 8, ASM1480568v1, whole genome shotgun sequence genome:
- the vgll2b gene encoding transcription cofactor vestigial-like protein 2b, protein MSCPDVMRPLYGHYAPHAPGAAAFLSNFPTPTRVSSPASRHRNLMDASGSEEVPVIGGNLVTGSLSSSAYSSAGQKEKQVGEAEYLSSRCVLFTYYQGDISSVVDEHFSRALSTCTAMESKRRANQPSTEPTSPNSRRNFPPSFWDSNYLSPPSRPHCDPTGTPAYSVDPYAQALHAGLPHPHPHAHPSDSWGYTQSQVYGPPRSLHELYSAPGLEAHYNPLLMPAVRPPHLPPSLPGHYDVAKLEPTPTWPGLIPPGDMALALNMDPGLQSHKKGKELYWF, encoded by the exons ATGAGTTGCCCGGACGTGATGCGCCCGCTTTACGGTCATTACGCACCACACGCACCTGGAGCCGCCGCGTTTCTGAGCAATTTCCCG ACTCCCACTCGTGTCAGCAGTCCAGCGTCTCGGCACAGGAACCTAATGGACGCCTCTGGATCAGAGGAGGTCCCAGTTATAGGAGGGAACCTAGTGACAGGGAGTCTGTCCTCGTCTGCGTACTCATCGGCTGGACAGAAGGAGAAACAGGTTGGGGAAGCTGAGTACCTGAGCTCTCGATGCGTCCTTTTTACCTACTACCAAGGGGACATCAGCAGTGTGGTGGACGAGCACTTCTCCAGAGCTCTCAGCACCTGTACTGCCATGGAGAGCAAGAGGAGAGCCAACCAGCCGAGCACAG AACCAACATCTCCAAACAGTCGGAGAAACTTCCCTCCATCCTTCTGGGACAGTAATTACCTGTCACCTCCCAGTAGACCTCATTGTGACCCAACAGGGACACCGGCGTACTCCGTGGACCCCTACGCTCAAGCTTTACATGCCGGTTTACCTCATCCCCATCCTCACGCGCACCCCTCTGATTCTTGGGGATACACCCAAAGTCAGGTGTATGGACCCCCGCGGTCCCTCCACGAACTCTACTCGGCGCCGGGGTTGGAGGCGCATTATAACCCCCTGCTCATGCCTGCTGTCCGGCCACCCCATTTGCCCCCCAGCCTGCCAGGCCATTATGATGTAGCAAAACTGGAACCTACACCCACGTGGCCTGGACTGATACCACCAGGAGACATGGCACTTGCTCTGAATATGGACCCAG GGCTGCAGTCACATAAGAAAGGGAAGGAGCTCTACTGGTTTTAA